The segment GATTAAAAAATCATCTGGTAATTCTTCTGCAAATGAAAATAAATCTTGCTCATTACTTCCGTAACCATGCAATAAAATTAAAAGTGGCGGTTGTGCTATTGTTTTTTTTGGTTTTCTAACCAGATAATGTAAATCACTCATAAAAAATTAAATATTTTTAAACCATTCTTGAAACTTATCTCCTAGTAATGGTACTAGTTTTTGCTGTTCTCTGAGGGCACCTAAACCACCCAATATAAAAAGTACTAAAACCCCACCTTTTCCAATATTGAAAGCTGTTAATCCAAAATATTCATAAACAATCCATTTATTTATGAAGTATAGAATGTTTAAGCCAAACGTCTGTCTAATATGAAAACTAGCAAAATAATTTCGTTTATTCTTATTTAAAAAGAAAGCAATTGGCGCTCCAATAACTGGTATGTAACTTATAAGTGCAGCAGTTTTACCTTCTTTTATAGTATGGTTTTCCAATGTATTATGAATTTAAAATCAGTTGTTTGTTTGAGAAAATACCGTATGCTTTTCCTTTCATTTTTTTATTAAAAAAGGCACTATTTTTAGAGGTAGATATGGCGTGTTCTTTAGTGAACGTATATTGTTTTTCAGGATTGAAAAGTGAAATATCAGCTATTTTTCCTTCTGCAATAGAAATTGGTTCTAGGCCAAAAACTGCTCTTGGTTTAGAAGTGATACTTTCGATAAAATGGTCTAAAGCTAAAACTGAATTTATTGCGCCAAAAGCACTTTCTAAACCAATTGTTCCGTTTTTAGCTTGACTAAATTCTACTTTTTTATGTTCTACATCAATTGGGTTGTGATCTGATGTAATTATATCAATTACGCCAGTTTTAACTGCTTTTTGCAAAGCCTTAATGTCTAATGCTGTTCTTAGTGGTGGGTTTGTTTTAAAGTTGCTATCAAAACCATGTAATTCATCATCCGTTAAAACTAAATGATGCGCAGAAACGCTACAAGTAACTTGTAAACCTTTCTTTTTTGCATCTTTAATTAATTTAGCAGATTTTGCAGTAGAAATTGTTGGAATATGTAATTTACCTCCCGTATATTCTAGTAGAAATAAATGGCTAGCAATTTGTAAATGTTCTGCCAAAGCAGGATTTCCTTTTAGCCCTAATTTTGTGCTATTAATTCCTTCGTTTGCAATTCCTTCTCCAGCAATAGAATTATTTTTTGGGAAGCTTAAGACTAAGCCGTTAAAATTTTGCGCGTATAAAAGTGCAATTTTCATCAAGTTGTCATTTGCAATTGGTTTATTGTAATCACCAAAAGCAATTGCGCCAGATTGTTGCATGTCATACAATTCTGCCATTTCAACTCCTTTGCTACCTTTTGTTAAAGCTGCAATTGGGTATAATTTTGTAGCAAAACCATTCGCTTTGTTAATTAGGAATTCTACAGCAGATTTGTTATCTATTACAGGATTTGAGTTTGCATTTACAGCAACAGCAGTAAAACCGCTTTTTGCAGCAACATTTAACCCGTTTTTAATAGTTTCTCTTTCTTCATAACCGGGTTCTCCAAAAGAAACACTTGTGTCAAACCAGCCACAAGAAACATGTAAATTTTCTTGTGCTACAATTTGATAATCTTTCTTTTCTGAAATAGAATTTTCAATTTTATTGATTTTACCGTCAATAATTAAAATGTCTTTTTTTTGATTGTGATATGGGCTTGAAGAGTCTATAATCGTTGCCGATTTTATAAGCGTGGTCATGGTTTATAGAATTTTAAAATCAAAATTTCTAAGAACAAAGATACAATTGCCAAAGCTAAAAACCATTTCCAAATTGAATGAACTTCATTTTTTTTGTTTATTTCTTGAAAGACATCTTTTATGGATGAAGAAATTGTAATGTTCTTATTTGTTTTCTGTAGTTTATTAATATCCATAAAGGTTAATAAGCTTTCCTCTTTTGGATAATTAAAAGCAAGTGTATTAATAGTTTCTTTGTCTTTTAAAATAGTGTAAAACCCTGAAGTTAAATGCTGGTCTCTTATAGTGATGCTTACTTTGTTTTGAAAATTTTGTTGAAGCGGGATAAATGAATTTTCTGAATTAGAAATGGTTAAAATTTCATCTTTGACTAATTTAGTCTCAATGTCAATTTTGTTTTCTTCATTTATTATATAGTATAGTTGCGTGTGTTTGAAGCTTAATTTCCCAAAATTATAAAAAACGGGCACTATTAAAGGTGATTTAAAGAAGTTGCTATTCTTTTTGTTAAGCGAACTAGAGATCCAATAAATACTACTTTTACTGGTTTTAATTTGAGATATAAATGAACTGCCGTTTTCAAAAGATACAATATTACTACTATTTTTTGAAGAAATAGGGTAGTAGCTTTCTACTTTAGGATATTGAAAATTAGTAACTTTTTTAGAAAATACATTATTAAATAATGGATGACTGTAATTAATATTGGTGATTTTTAAAGTGTCTTTCTTTTTTGATTTGATTTCTGCTGTAACTATTTTTTTGAGAAATGAATTGTACGAATTTATGTTAGAAATCTCACTTGGAATTATTACTAAATTTCCTCCATTTTCAGAGAAATTTACTAAGCTTTTAGAAATGATTTCAGGAATATATTCTAGTTCATTTAAAATAATTAATTGCTGTTTTGGGATGTCATTATAGTTTACATTTTGTATTGTTGAACTAGTGAAATTAAATTCTTTTTTGTTGTAAATTTTAGGTAAAAAATTGGCTTCTTTTCCTATGGATAGAATGACGATTTTTTGGGTGGAATTTAGATTGAAATAAAAGGTGTTGTCAAAAGAGAAAGTATCGTTTAAAGTTATTTTAATTTTCCCTAAAAAATTACCTTGATTTTGAATCGTAAATTGAATTATTTTTTTTCTATCTTCGTCGATAGAGAAGGATTGTTTACTTGTTAAATTTTCTTTATTAAAAATTGCAATAGGTATGTTGTTTTTAGCAGCTCCTTGATTTTTTATAATAACATTTACTGTGAAATTGGTTGTGTTCGTATTGCTAATAAATACACTATCTATAGAAATGTTGTTTTTTTGTGAAGCTGCTAGTTTAATAGCTGAAAAAGGAAGTGTTACATTTGTAAACTTATTAATGTAAGTATTCTGAAAATCAGATATTAATATATTTTTAGTTAAAGTATTTATTTTACTTTTATTTTGATTATTAATTTTAAGAAAAACCGTTGATATATCTAAATGTTTTGAGGTGTTCTTTACCTTTATAAGAATATTTTTAAGCTCTTTTTTATTGATTTCTGAGTAATATTCTGAGTTAGTTTGCAAAGAATAAGTATCTTGATCAGCAGCATTTTCTATAATTTCTTTTGCTGAAACTTGTAATAAATTACCTTTCTCTCCTTTGGTGTTTGTACTTAAAGAATTGTCTAAATAGATGTAAGTGTGTTGTTTTTTATTTGTTTTTTTGTCGCTAAAATAAGGTTGAGAAAAAGCAAAAAGTATCGCTGTAAATAAGAGTAGTCTTGTGGCTAAAATTAACCATTTTTTTATGCGAGAACTTTTGCGCGTTTCTTGAGCCAATTTCTGTAAAAAAGCAACGTTTGTAAAAGGTGTTTTTACAAACTTTTGCAATTGAAAAAGATGCACTAGAACAGGGATGATTAGTAGTGCTAAAAAGTATAGAATTTCTGGGTTTTTAAACTGCATCAAAAAATAAATTAATATTTAGCCGGTCCAATATTTCTTGAACTTTTTTTAATAAAAACACGTAAATCTTCGTTCGATTTTTCTAAATCTTCTTTACGCAAATACATCATATGTCCACTTCTGTAGCCTTTAAAACTCATTCTGTTTTTCATTTTTCCACTAGGATCAATTTTTCCCATGGTGTATTTTGCAACAGAATATGTAGTTGCACCATCATAGTATCCAGACTGCACTAAAAGGTGCAAGTACGGATTACTAGCCATCGCTTTTCGCAAGCTTTCACGCGCATCTTCATTTTCAAAATCCCAAGTACCAACAGGGCCAAACATATTGTATTTTACATCCGTTTTAAACTTTAGAATATTTTGTGTGTAGTAGTTTATTGCCGGCGTAAAAGAATGCAGCCAAGAGGTTAGTTCTGGACTATAATCTGGCCTTGTGCCAATTTCTTGTCTATCAATTCCTAAATATCTACTGTCTAATCGTCCAATAGTTTTTCCATTGGTATCACGTAAAAGTTCTTTCCAGAAGAAGCTTGGTTTCATTTCTAAATTCTGCTGTAATAAAACACCTTTTTTAATTCCTGTAAATCGAGCCATTTTCTCAGCAACACGATTTCTTTCTGCATCAGAAATGTTCCCTCCTTTTGATACTGCTGGAAGAAGTTCATTATAAGAAAAAAGTTCTGCCATTGGTAAAATTTCTTCTAAATCTTTCTGCTGAAGATCTTCAGGTAACATTTTATGATACCAGGCAGTTGCTGTAAAATATGGTAAATTCATAGCAATATCTTCTGAACCACTAGATCTAATAATTTTATAATCTGCAGGTGAAACCATAATTACTCCGTTTAAATACATCCATTGTCTGCTCTGTAATTCATTTGCTAGCTGCATAACACGGGTACCTCCATAGCTTTCTCCAATAATATATTTAGGTGATAACCAACGATTATTTCGTGTCATAAAGGTGGTTAACCAATCTGCTAAATATTTTGCATCAGCATTTACACCAAAGAAGTATTTCTCATCTATTTTTTCTCCTTTTTCTATCACAGGACGCGAATAACCAGTATTAACTGGGTTTATAAAAACAATATCTGCTTCGTCTAAAATAGAATATGGGTTGTCCTTTATTCCATAAGGTTGTATTGGATTTCCTTCGTCATCAATTTTTAAAATTTTGGGACCAGTATATGCAATATGCATCCAAACAGAGGCAGATCCTGGACCTCCATTAAAAGACATTATAATCGGCCTTTTAGATTTATCTTTAATGTCAGTTCTTGAATAATAAGTATAATATAAAGAGGCAACAATTTTTCCAGTACTGTTCCAAACAGGTTGCATACCGGTTATCGCTTTATATGGAATTTTTTTTCCTTTAATTGTAACTGAATTTAAAGTAACAATTGTTGTGTCTAATGGAATTCTGTTGTCTTGAGCACTGGAAGAAAAGCTAAGAAAAAAAAGAATAAAATAGGTGTATATTTTCATTTTGTAAAAATTTTAGATAGACCAATTTATTACAATTAAAGCAATATTTAAAACAGTTGTTAATTTCTTATTAAAACTTTTCAAAAACGCCTAAACCAAATAATGCAAAATCGTATTTCACAGGATCTTTTTTGTCTAAATTACGTAAGTTTTTGTCTAATTCAGCAACAGCTTTCCAATCATTTTGAGTTCTTAAAAGTAGTTTTAATTTTCTAGCTACATTGCCAGAATGTACATCTAAAGGACAAGATAAGTTTGCTGGATTGTGTTTTTGCCAAAGACCAAAATCTACACCAGCTTTATCGCTTCTAACCATCCAACGTAAAAACATATTTATACGTTTAGCGGCAGAATTTTTTAATGGATCAGAAATATGTTTTTGTGTTCTTTGTTGGTGTAGAACTTCAAAAAAAACATTTTTGAATTCAGAAATTGTTGTTTGATATGTAGTTGAATTGTCTTTAATGGAAAGAATACTTTCTAGACCATCATGGTTTTTATAGATATGTTGTAATGATTTAATAAACTGTTGTAAATCTATATTATTAAAAGTTCTGTGAACAAAGTTGTTTAGAGTTTCTAAATCTTTTTCTTGATGGTTTAAAACAAAATCATAAGGAGAATTGTCTAATAAATCCATCATTTTAGACGCATTTTTAATAATCATGGTTCTGTTTCCCCAAGAAATAATAGCTGTTAAAAAAGCCGCTATTTCAATATCTTCTTTTAAAGAAAAACGATGTGGAATTTGAATTGGATCTGACTCAATAAATTTTGGATTGTTATATAAAACAACTTTTTCGTCTAAGAATTCTTTGAGTTCTTTTTTTGTCATCAATATTAATTGTTTTCAAGAATTTTTCCATCTTTCATTATTAATTTTCTGTCTGCCATTTCTGCAAGTTCTTCATTGTGCGTAACAAGTACAAATGTTTGTCCAAATTCATCACGAAGTTTAAAAAATAGTTCATGTAAGTTTTTTGCAGATTCACTATCTAAATTTCCACTTGGTTCATCGGCTAAAATTACTGCTGGATTATTAATTAATGCTCTAGCTACTGCAACACGTTGTTGCTCTCCTCCAGAAAGTTCATTTGGTTTGTGGTTCATTCTGTGCGATAAGCCCAGAAAATCAAGAATCTCTTTAGCTCTTTTTTCGGTTTCTTGTTTTGGTTTTTTACCAATAAATGCAGGAATACATACGTTTTCTAATGCTGTAAATTCTGGTAATAATTGATGAAATTGAAAGATAAAACCAATGTGATTATTTCTAAACGAAGAGAGCTCTTTGTCTGACAAGTCTTTTAAAGACATTTGATTAATGGATAATTCGAAGTTTTGTTCTTTTAGAGGTTTGTCTAAAGTACCCAAAATTTGAAGTAATGTTGTTTTTCCTGCGCCTGATGGACCAACAATAGCAACAATTTCAC is part of the Polaribacter sp. SA4-10 genome and harbors:
- a CDS encoding dihydroorotase family protein, whose product is MTTLIKSATIIDSSSPYHNQKKDILIIDGKINKIENSISEKKDYQIVAQENLHVSCGWFDTSVSFGEPGYEERETIKNGLNVAAKSGFTAVAVNANSNPVIDNKSAVEFLINKANGFATKLYPIAALTKGSKGVEMAELYDMQQSGAIAFGDYNKPIANDNLMKIALLYAQNFNGLVLSFPKNNSIAGEGIANEGINSTKLGLKGNPALAEHLQIASHLFLLEYTGGKLHIPTISTAKSAKLIKDAKKKGLQVTCSVSAHHLVLTDDELHGFDSNFKTNPPLRTALDIKALQKAVKTGVIDIITSDHNPIDVEHKKVEFSQAKNGTIGLESAFGAINSVLALDHFIESITSKPRAVFGLEPISIAEGKIADISLFNPEKQYTFTKEHAISTSKNSAFFNKKMKGKAYGIFSNKQLILNS
- a CDS encoding BatA domain-containing protein — encoded protein: MQFKNPEILYFLALLIIPVLVHLFQLQKFVKTPFTNVAFLQKLAQETRKSSRIKKWLILATRLLLFTAILFAFSQPYFSDKKTNKKQHTYIYLDNSLSTNTKGEKGNLLQVSAKEIIENAADQDTYSLQTNSEYYSEINKKELKNILIKVKNTSKHLDISTVFLKINNQNKSKINTLTKNILISDFQNTYINKFTNVTLPFSAIKLAASQKNNISIDSVFISNTNTTNFTVNVIIKNQGAAKNNIPIAIFNKENLTSKQSFSIDEDRKKIIQFTIQNQGNFLGKIKITLNDTFSFDNTFYFNLNSTQKIVILSIGKEANFLPKIYNKKEFNFTSSTIQNVNYNDIPKQQLIILNELEYIPEIISKSLVNFSENGGNLVIIPSEISNINSYNSFLKKIVTAEIKSKKKDTLKITNINYSHPLFNNVFSKKVTNFQYPKVESYYPISSKNSSNIVSFENGSSFISQIKTSKSSIYWISSSLNKKNSNFFKSPLIVPVFYNFGKLSFKHTQLYYIINEENKIDIETKLVKDEILTISNSENSFIPLQQNFQNKVSITIRDQHLTSGFYTILKDKETINTLAFNYPKEESLLTFMDINKLQKTNKNITISSSIKDVFQEINKKNEVHSIWKWFLALAIVSLFLEILILKFYKP
- a CDS encoding S10 family peptidase, whose amino-acid sequence is MKIYTYFILFFLSFSSSAQDNRIPLDTTIVTLNSVTIKGKKIPYKAITGMQPVWNSTGKIVASLYYTYYSRTDIKDKSKRPIIMSFNGGPGSASVWMHIAYTGPKILKIDDEGNPIQPYGIKDNPYSILDEADIVFINPVNTGYSRPVIEKGEKIDEKYFFGVNADAKYLADWLTTFMTRNNRWLSPKYIIGESYGGTRVMQLANELQSRQWMYLNGVIMVSPADYKIIRSSGSEDIAMNLPYFTATAWYHKMLPEDLQQKDLEEILPMAELFSYNELLPAVSKGGNISDAERNRVAEKMARFTGIKKGVLLQQNLEMKPSFFWKELLRDTNGKTIGRLDSRYLGIDRQEIGTRPDYSPELTSWLHSFTPAINYYTQNILKFKTDVKYNMFGPVGTWDFENEDARESLRKAMASNPYLHLLVQSGYYDGATTYSVAKYTMGKIDPSGKMKNRMSFKGYRSGHMMYLRKEDLEKSNEDLRVFIKKSSRNIGPAKY
- a CDS encoding TIGR02757 family protein: MTKKELKEFLDEKVVLYNNPKFIESDPIQIPHRFSLKEDIEIAAFLTAIISWGNRTMIIKNASKMMDLLDNSPYDFVLNHQEKDLETLNNFVHRTFNNIDLQQFIKSLQHIYKNHDGLESILSIKDNSTTYQTTISEFKNVFFEVLHQQRTQKHISDPLKNSAAKRINMFLRWMVRSDKAGVDFGLWQKHNPANLSCPLDVHSGNVARKLKLLLRTQNDWKAVAELDKNLRNLDKKDPVKYDFALFGLGVFEKF
- a CDS encoding ABC transporter ATP-binding protein, which gives rise to MIIGKNIHKYYGDVEVLKGVDLHIKKGEIVAIVGPSGAGKTTLLQILGTLDKPLKEQNFELSINQMSLKDLSDKELSSFRNNHIGFIFQFHQLLPEFTALENVCIPAFIGKKPKQETEKRAKEILDFLGLSHRMNHKPNELSGGEQQRVAVARALINNPAVILADEPSGNLDSESAKNLHELFFKLRDEFGQTFVLVTHNEELAEMADRKLIMKDGKILENN